The DNA segment AGCCGGCGATCTCCATGACCATCGGCACGAACACCTCGCCGCTGGTCGGCCGCGGTGGCACGGGCAAGGGTGCGGACGCCAAGTCCGCGGTCAAGGACCGCAAGGTCACCGCCCGCCAGGTCAAGGACCGCCTCGACCGCGAGCTGATCGGTAACGTCTCCCTCCGCGTGCTCGACACCGAGCGCCCGGACGCCTGGGAGGTCCAGGGCCGTGGTGAGCTCGCGCTCGCCATCCTGGTCGAGCAGATGCGCCGCGAGGGCTTCGAGCTGACCATCGGCAAGCCGCAGGTCGTCACCCAGCAGATCGACGGCAAGACCTACGAGCCCGTCGAGCGCATGACGATCGACGTGCCCGAGGAGCACATGGGCGCGGTCACGCAGCTCATGGGCGTCCGCAAGGGCCGGATGGACAACATGTCCAACCACGGCTCCGGCTGGGTCCGCCTGGAGTTCGTCGTCCCGTCCCGCGGCCTCATCGGCTTCCGTACGGAGTTCCTGACCGGTACGCGCGGCACGGGCATCGCCCACTCCATCCACGAGGGCCACGAGCCGTGGTTCGGCACCCTGACGACCCGTAACAACGGCTCGCTCGTCGCCGACCGCGCCGGCTCCGTCACCGCGTTCGCGATGACGAACCTCCAGGAGCGCGGCGTGCTGTTCACCGACCCCGGCACCGAGGTGTACGAGGGCATGATCGTCGGCGAGAACTCTCGCTCCGACGACATGGACGTGAACATCACCAAGGAGAAGAAGCTCACGAACATGCGGTCCGCGTCGGCCGACTCGTTCGAGGCGATCGTCCCGCCGCGCAAGCTGTCGCTGGAGCAGTCGCTGGAGTTCTGCCGCGACGACGAGTGCGTCGAGGTGACCCCGGAGGCCGTTCGCATCCGCAAGGTCGTCCTCGACCAGAAGGAGCGCGGTCGCACCGCGAGCCGCGCCAAGAACGGCTGATAGCACACCGAAGAAGGTCTGCTCACCAGGCAGTTGAGCCCGGGTGTCCCCAGCATGGGGGCACCCGGGCTTTTTGCAACCCGTTTTCGGGCCTCCGACGTCCGAAATGCGGAGATCGTCTTCCGATACCCATGTAACACGTCCGTTTCGCGCCCTTCAGTGGGGGAACGGTTTGTCCGGTTTTTATGAGTTCCGCAGGCGAGCTGTGACTGAATTGAGATTTAAAGACGGTGGTCGCCACCTGGCTCATGGCAGATAGTTAGCCGCGTAGCGCTCGGGTCAATGGGTCTCGCGCCGTGGGGACGGCGCCGACTCGCGAGCACCAGGGGGTGTCTGACCCTCCGTCAGGGGTGTCGGAGGGAAGACGGAAACCCTCTCCTGTTGGTGAACACGTGATGTCATGAGGAGGAACCCCCATGCGCGGTCCCACATGCACCAGGCGGGTCAGGTCGTCGCTTTCAGTGGTGTGATCCGGCCGTAGAACTACGCGCGTCCGACTGCGGTTTCGCGCACTTTCCAGCTACCCGGGCACCTCCCACACCCATACCTGCGAAACGGACGAACCGTGACAAGTCCTATCGACATCGAGGGCGGCGGGACTTCGGTGGTCGTCGACGGCGAACCAGGGCCGAAGGCGAAGACCGAGACCGCCGGGCTCGAAGGCCGGTCTCCCGGCCGGCTGATGTGGATGCGCTTCAAGCGCGACCGAACCGGAGTCATATCGGCCTACGTCGTGGCCTTCTTCTTCCTCGTCGGGCTGCTCGCGCCCCTGATCTCCAAGCTGTACGGCAAGGATCCGTACACGATCTACGCCGACGAGCGCCCCGAACTCTTCGACAGCGCGGGCGTGCCGGTGCAGCCCAACGGCGGTATCAGCGGCGAGTTCTGGTTCGGACTCGAACCCGGCAACGGGTACGACGTCTTCACCAAGCTCGTCTACGGCATCCGCACCTCGCTGATGATCTCGCTCGCCGTCACCGTCACGGTCGTCCTCACCGGAATCCTGCTCGGCGTCGCGGCCGGCTACCTCGGTGGCAAGGCCGACTTCATCATCGGCCGGATCATCGACTTCCTGCTGGCCTTCCCCGCCCAGCTGTTCTTCATCGCGAGCATGCCGGTCGTCGTCTCCCTGTTCGTCAGCCCGCGTGACGAGACACCGACCTATGTGCGCGTCCTCGCCCTCATCCTCGTCCAGTGGTTCCTGGGCTGGATGAGCCTGGCGCGCATCCTGCGCGGCACCTCCCTGGCCCTGCGAGAACGGGAGTTCATCGAGGCGGCCCGGGTCAGCGGCGCGTCCTCGTGGCGGATCATCCGCAAGGAGGTCCTGCCGAACGTCGTCACCCCGCTGCTCGTGCAGTCGACGTATCTGCTGCCGTCCTTCGTGACCGCCGAGGCGGGCCTGTCCTTCCTGGGTGTGGGCATCGTGGAACCGACCCCGGACTGGGGGCAGATGTTCTCCAAGGCGTCCACCGAACTGGTGATGCAGAACGACATCACCTACATGTTCTTCCCGGGCATCTCGATGATCATCTTCATCGTCGCGTTCAACCTGCTCGGGGACTCGGTCAGGGACGCCTTCGATCCCAAGACAGCTCGCTGACCCAGTACTCAACGGCACGTCAGCACCCGGGGCGCGTCGGCACGTCGGCACATCGGTATGTCAGCACATCAGCACGTCAGCACGTCAGGCACCTCAAGCACATCAGCACTTCACGCACTTCTTCGCACTGGTGATACAAGAACGCACTGGTGACACACAGATGGGTGGGAACCTCGTGATGAGTAGGGGCGGACGCCACGTATACGGCGCACTCTCCGTGCTCGCGGCCGGAGCTCTTGTGCTCACCGGTTGCAGCAAGGGCGGCAGCGACGGCGGCGGCAACGACAAGAAGGACCAGGAGAACGCCAAGCGCCAGCAGGCCTCCATCAAGTTCGGCGACGCGTCGGAATCCACCGGCCCCGCGGCCGACGTGCCCGGCGCCAAGCCCGGCGGGACCATGGAGGTCCTCCAGCGCGACAGCTACGCGCACCTCGACCCGGCGCAGATCTACGTCTCCGACGAGGGCTCCCTCGCCACTCTGCTCCACCGAGGCCTCACCGGCTACAAGGCCACGAGTGACGACGGCAGCCAGCACGAGGTGGTCGGCGACCTCGCCACCGACTCCGGCACCACCACCGACGGCGGCAAGACCTGGAAGTACACGCTCAAGGACGGCATCAAGTTCCAGGACGGTTCCCCGATCACGGCCAAGGACGTCCGGCACTCCGTCGAGCGGCTCTTCGCGCCGTTCATCAACCAGGGCCCCACCTACCTCCAGCAGTGGCTGGCCGACACCCCGGGCGCCAAGTACCGCGACCTCCTCAAGGGCGGCCCGTACAAGGGCAAGCACCTGCCGGCCTCCGTCCTGGAGACCCCGGACGACAAGACGATCGTCTTCCACTTCAAGACGGCGCACCCCGACCTGCCCTACGCGCTGGCCATGGCGGGCTACGGGATCGTCTCCCAGAAGGGTGACACCAAGGAGCGGTACGACAAGGCGCCGCTGGCGGCCGGCCCGTACAAGGTCCAGTCGTTCAAGTCCGGCAAGTCGATGGTGCTCGTGAAGAACACCAACTGGGACGCGAAGACGGACCCGATCCGTCACCAGTACATCGACCAGTTCAACTTCACGTTCAACCAGCAGTACGAGACGTCCACCAAGGCCCTGCTCGCCGACAGCGGCGCGGACCAGACCGGCATCAGCTTCAACAACCAGGTCGACGCGGGCAACCTGTCCAAGGTGCTCAAGGACCCGAAGATGAAGCCCCGCACGGTCTCCGGCTACCAGCCGTACGTGGGCCAGATGAACATCAACATGCACCACCCGGCCATGCAGGACAAGACGATCCGCCAGGCCATCGCCTACGCCCTGCCCGTCACGCCGTTCGTCCGCGCCTACGGCGGCAACGACGCGATGGAGGTCGCCGGCGGCCTGATCTCCCCGACCGTCTCCGGCTACGACGCCACCTTCGACCCGTGGGGCA comes from the Streptomyces sp. NBC_00820 genome and includes:
- a CDS encoding ABC transporter permease produces the protein MTSPIDIEGGGTSVVVDGEPGPKAKTETAGLEGRSPGRLMWMRFKRDRTGVISAYVVAFFFLVGLLAPLISKLYGKDPYTIYADERPELFDSAGVPVQPNGGISGEFWFGLEPGNGYDVFTKLVYGIRTSLMISLAVTVTVVLTGILLGVAAGYLGGKADFIIGRIIDFLLAFPAQLFFIASMPVVVSLFVSPRDETPTYVRVLALILVQWFLGWMSLARILRGTSLALREREFIEAARVSGASSWRIIRKEVLPNVVTPLLVQSTYLLPSFVTAEAGLSFLGVGIVEPTPDWGQMFSKASTELVMQNDITYMFFPGISMIIFIVAFNLLGDSVRDAFDPKTAR
- a CDS encoding ABC transporter substrate-binding protein, with amino-acid sequence MSRGGRHVYGALSVLAAGALVLTGCSKGGSDGGGNDKKDQENAKRQQASIKFGDASESTGPAADVPGAKPGGTMEVLQRDSYAHLDPAQIYVSDEGSLATLLHRGLTGYKATSDDGSQHEVVGDLATDSGTTTDGGKTWKYTLKDGIKFQDGSPITAKDVRHSVERLFAPFINQGPTYLQQWLADTPGAKYRDLLKGGPYKGKHLPASVLETPDDKTIVFHFKTAHPDLPYALAMAGYGIVSQKGDTKERYDKAPLAAGPYKVQSFKSGKSMVLVKNTNWDAKTDPIRHQYIDQFNFTFNQQYETSTKALLADSGADQTGISFNNQVDAGNLSKVLKDPKMKPRTVSGYQPYVGQMNINMHHPAMQDKTIRQAIAYALPVTPFVRAYGGNDAMEVAGGLISPTVSGYDATFDPWGKKKANGAGDAAKAKALLKKAGKLNMKLTFGYINTPEGQQYSTAMAAGLQKAGFDVQRQEIPAETYYDQVSKLDNNYDIFHTAWGADWPSASTVIPPLYDGRVIADGAQNYSQINDPKVNSEIDRINQITDPVKSAAEWEKLDQYIVKDLVNVVPTGDYKQTQIAGSKVGGLVYDDVIGGVDPRRLFIK